ACCGGCGATCCGTACTCGTAGCCAGGCACGACGCCTTCGACGTAGGTCCCTTCGACGTACTCGACGATCGTCTTTGCGATCTCGACGCCACGCGCCGCGTCGCCGAAGGTGAACCTAAACGTCGCGATCGCCTCCCGTCCCTGTTCGCGGAGGTCGTAGCTGTCCAACTCGACCTGTGCCCGTGTCGCCTTCGGCGCGTCTTCGAGCCGGCGTTCGTAGGTGTCGAACCATCCTTCCTCGACGGCCGGCCCGACCACCTCGTCTTCGATGGCCGCGCCGAGCATCGGTGCCCGGACCGTCACCGTGAACTCGTAACCGACGCCGTCCGTCTCGGTCGCCGTCACCGTCCCGTCGAAGGCGGTTGTCGTCACACGATACCTATCGTTGCCCGCTTCGAAGGCGTCGTGGGCCGCCATCGCGTCGGCGACCGCAGTCGGCAAGTCCGCTGTCATTGCGCCCAGTTCGGACGGCCCAGCAAAAAGCGCGTCGCGGTACTCGTTGCCATTCTGTTTCCCGATCGGTCTCTTGCCCCGGTGTTCGAAATTCGACCACAAAATAAATGACAATATACTGTATGATCTTATCGCATGCAACGCCGTTCAGCCCTCCTCGCCGTGCTTGTCCTCCTGTTGATCGGCCTTTCGGGGTGTTCGGCCGAGGGGTCACTCTCTATGGATCCGGCACCCAACGCAACGGCGATCGCCAACCACGCCTCGATCGACCTCGCCGACCTCGACGCTGAGCCTTCGCGTCTCGTCCGCGGGGCCGTCGCGGACTCTGGCCCCACCGCGGAGGGTGACCATCCGCCGTTCAGGCCCGACCGACCGGTCGCAGTCGACGGACGGTACTACACCGTCACCTGGTCGGCTATCGATTCCAAGCAAGTGCCCGAGTTCGCACTCACACTCGAGAAGAGCCCGACGAACACGACCGGTGGGTCAATCGCGTATGAGGAGCTACCGGCCGTCGATCGGCGTGCGCTCCCTGCCCCCGATTCGGGGTTGATCGCAGACGACGAGGACATCGCGACGCTGGCCGTCTACAACGAGAGCGAGCAGGAACTGTCCGTGCTGGTTTCCGAACCTCGCTACGAACTCGTCGAGTTCGGGGCTCGGACGGTCCGTCTCACGGTCGATGGCCCGTCGCCGAAGACGATCTCCACCTATCGATACGACGCGTCGCCGGTGGCCAATAGCAGCGAGGCACTTGCCGGGCGACTCGAAGCGGCCTCTCTGTTTACACTCTCGAATCTCTCCTCCGGAGAGCGCTCGATCGTGACCAAGGCGATCGGTCACACCCATTACGTCGACAGCGAGTCGGACGCCTGGACGCGCTTGGTCGAGCGATTCGCCGCCGCCGATCCCGTCTACGCGCTCGACACTAACGACCCCGAGTACGTCGACGGCGAGTACCTGGTCCGGTACGACGGGACTGTCTACTGGGCCGATATCTCCGGCTACACAGACTGAAGCTGCCCCGAACGTTAACACGATTCGGTGCGGTGCGATACGCTCGTAAAATCGAGGTCTCACGTTCGTTCGACCTCGCTGCTCGCGATATTCGAGACCTTCCTACGGTCGGTCCCGCTATGCGAGGGATGGGATTCGAACCCATGGACCCCTTCGGGAGCGGGTCTTAAGCCCGCCGCCTTTGGCCGCTCAGCCACCCTCGCGCATGCACCACTCTGGCCGACAGCGGAAAATCGGTTTCGGTCACGACTCGCCAGTCCGTCGAATTGGTCGGTGAGTTATTGACCCGGGGCGTCGCCGGATTCGCAGTCGTCGATGTACTCCTGGGCGTAGGGGTGATCGGGATAGAGATCGAGGACCGTCTCCATTTTTGTCGTTGCTGTCTCACAGTCTCCACGCCAGTAGGCCAACAGTCCGTCGTCGAAGGCAGTGTCGAGTTCCCCGGACTCGTTTTCGACGCCCAGGCCGGCCAGCATTTCCGTCGCGACCTCGATTGGCAGGCCAAATTTGATCTCTTGAATGTTGGCGTCAGACGGGCCAAACGTCGCGATCCCGACCACTTCGCCGTCGCTGTTGTACATCGGTCCGCCGCTGTTGCCGCTGTTGATCGCGGCGTCGGTCTGGATCGTGTTGATGCCCGAATTGAGGCGGCGACGGGCGCTGACGATGCCGGTCGTCAGCGTCGGCTGGAGTGCCTGTTCCCGATCTTCGAAGAGGTCCTGAATGCCAATGTTCGGATAGCCGATGACGAACAGTTCGTCGCCGGCTTCGACACCTTCGGCGCTGCCCATCGTGACCGACGGCAGGTTCGTCTGCTCGACTTTCAGGACGGCAACGTCCCGGCCCCAGGTCGGCTCGCCGTTGACTTCTTCGACGACGGTTCCCTGGTCTAAGACCTCGGCCGACCAGCTTTCGACCGCGATGTCGTCGTCCGGCGTCGCGCGCCCGTTCAGGGCGTTGAACTCGGTTTCGACTCCGGATAGTTCGCTGTACTCGATGTAGTAGTCCATCAACTTCTCGTAGAGCGTGTTCTCGATCTCTTGTGTCTCGGTGTCCGTCAAATCCGAGTCAGCGAAACTCTCGGCTAGCGATTCGCGGATCGCCCCTGCAGTGATCGAGGCGAGATGTTGATACAGGAGATTTTCCGGGTCGTCGTCCGCCAGCACGACGTGGGCGTTCGTGACGATGTACCCGTCCGGGGAGACGATAAAGCCCGATCCGGTCGCCCCGTTCTGGAGTTGGCCGCTCTCGGTCCCGGCGCTTTCGCGCTCGTCACGGCGGAGTTTGGCATCTTGCACCACTTCGAGTACGTCGAGGTCGGGTGCAGTTGTCCGCCCGTACCGGCCGACGAGCTCGCCGTTGCGGGAGAGTTCGAGGATCGCTGTTTCTCCCTGGTCAGCGCGCTGGTAGTTGTACCCCGCCGTTTCTCCGCCATCGGTTTGGAGAACAACCCGCGGTCCTTGCCTGACGACGTACTCGCCCCCGAAATCCCCGTTTTGCCCGGTGATACTGAACGACCGATCGCGGTTGAACCGGATCTGTTCGTCCCCGTTGTTGAGGTTCCAGGTCCCATAAAGGTCACTCGGGTAGATCGTCGTCATTTCGGGCCACGCAACTGTCCCCGAAACGCGACTGTTGATGTGCGTGATTGCGGCTTTGTCCCGTTGAATGGTCTGTTTCTCGATGTTGGGAAGCTCCGGGGTCGCTGTTTCGGTTACTGTCCCAGTTGGCGTCGCCGTTGCTGTCGGTGTGCTCGTGGAGGTCGGTGTCTCGTCGTCCGACCCAGTACAGCCTGCGATCCCGACGGCGACGGCCGCTGTCGCACTCCGAAGAACCCGACGACGAGACAGCTTCGACCGACCGTGCTCGCTGTTCGATCCCATGCTAGATTGTGATAAACTTACACACATAGTAGTTCGGGACTGGGTGGCTTCCGGTCCGACAGCGTCGGTGACTGGGGTCCAACACGCTTAAGTTAGTGTACGGAGTTGTACACTATAACTCGAATGAGTACATCGATGTCCACAATGCAGGAATACGTCGAGCGGGTCACAGACGGAGAGAATCTGACCGTCGAGCAGGCACGCCAGGCTTCGCGGGCGGTATTTGCCGACGCCACAGCGGCACAGATCGGGGCGTTGCTCGCTGCCTTGCGTGCGAAAGGCGAGACCGAGGCCGAGATCGCGGGCTTTGCCCAGGGGATGCGCGAGGCGGCCCGAACAATCGACCCCGATCGTGACCCGTTGGTCGACATCGTCGGGACCGGCGGTGACGACTACGACACGATCAACGTCTCGACGACGAGTTCGATCGTCGCTGCGGGCGCGGATGTCCCGATCGCCAAGCACGGCAACTACTCGGTGTCGTCGTCCTCCGGTAGCGCTGACGTCTTGGCGGAAGTCGGCGTCACTGTCGACGCCGAACCGCCGGCCGTCGCGGACGCCATCGAACAGACGGGGATCGGATTCATGCTTGCGCCCGTCTTCCATCCGGCGATGGAGGCCGTCATCGGCCCGCGGAAGGAACTCGGCATGCGGACGATCTTCAACATTCTCGGCCCATTGACGAACCCTGCCGGCGCGGACGCACAGGTTCTTGGCGTCTACGATCCCGACCTGGTTCCGATCATTGCTCGTTCGCTCGCGCACATGCCCGTCGAACACGCGCTGGTCGTCCACGGCAGCGGCCTCGACGAGATCGCCGTTCACGACGAGACGGCCGTCGCCGAGGTCGAAGGCGAGACCGTCGAAGAGTACACGCTCTCGCCCGAAGACATGGGCGTGGGCCACTACGATATCACCGACGTCGCCGGCGGGACGCCCGACGAAAACGCAGACGCCCTCCGTGGAATCGTCCGTGGCGAGATCGACGGTGCGAAACGCGACATCATCCTCGCCAACGCCGGCGCGGCGATCTACGTCGCCGGCGAGGCAGCCTCCCTCGAAGATGGCGTCGAGGCTGCACGCCAGGCGATCGATTCGGGGGCGGCCGGCGAGAAACTCCACGAGTTGCGCGGAGTTGGCGCATGACGCGGGTGAAAATCTGTGGCCACACACAGATAGACGACGTGCGTGCGAGTGTGGACGCGGGTGTTGACGCCGTGGGTGTTATCGCCGACGTCCCCGTCGAGACTCCCCGGGATGTCACCCGAGAGACGGCCACGACGCTGTTGGCCGCCGTCCCACCGTTCGTCTCCGGGACGCTCGTGACGATGCCGGAAACGGTCGCTGCGGCCCGCGATCTCGTTGCAGCGACCGAGCCCGATGCGGTGCAAGTCCACGGGACGCTCGACCCCGACGAGGTGGCCGCTTTGGCGGCGTCGATCGCCCAGCCTGTGCTGGTCGCCGTCGACCACGACGCGGATTTCGACGCCTACGCGACGGCCGCAGACGCGCTCGTCGTCGACACGTTCGACGCTGACGGTGGCGGCGGGACCGGCCAGACCCACGACTGGGAACGGACCGCCGCGGCCGTCGAGACACTCGATGTCCCTATCGTGCTCGCGGGCGGACTCACGCCGGAAAACGTCGCCGAAGCCGTCGAGACAGTCGCGCCGTACGGTGTCGATACGGCCAGCGGCGTCGAGCGCGACGGCGGCGACACGGACCACGAGGCCGTCGCGTCGTTCGTCGATCGGGCCACTTGCGGGCAGGTGGGCGTATGACCGGCGAGCCATCGCTGTCCCGGTCGCGGTTTCTGGACCTGGCCGACGCCGACCAACCGGGCGTGATCCACGTCGCGATCGACCTCGATGTCGACGTCGATCCACTCACCGCCTACGCTGCCCTGACTGGTCGCAGTACTGACGCCGAGTCAGCCGACTACGCGTTCCTGCTCGAAAGCGCCGAGAAGGTTGCCTCTAGCGACCCCGACGGCGCGTTCGCGCCGACGACCGACGACCGCCACGCCCGGTACTCGTTCGTCGGCTACGATCCCGTCGCTGTCGCGACCGTCGATCGAGACGAAACTGCGGTCGAGACCATCGACGACCGCTACGCCGAATTGCTCGACACCAACGGCGGCGACGTTCTCGATGCGTTGCGGGCGACACTTCCGGACGTACCGCGGCGCGGCTTCCCCGATCACGACCGCCAGACGCTCTCGGGTGGGCTCGTCGGCTTTCTGGCCTACGAGGCGGTGTACGACCTCTGGCTCGAAGAGGTCGGCATCGAGCGGCCCGACTCCCGGTTCCCGGACGCCCAGTTTGTCCTGAATACCCAGACGCTGGTGTTCGATCACGGCACGGATACGCTCTCGGTGGTGTTTACGCCCGTCGTTCGGCCCGGTGAAGACGCTGGGGAACGATACGACGAATTGCGCTCGGAGGCCGAGCGCGTCGAATCGCTCCTCGTGAGTGCTGTGGGTCCGCAAACGGGCGGGTTCACCCGCACGAACGAGACTGCCGGCTCGAAAGACTCCTACGAGCAAGCGGTCGAACGCGCAAAGGCGGGCGTCCTCGACGGCGAGATCTACCAGGGCGTGATCTCCCGCAAGCGCGAACTGTACGGCGACGTCGATCCGCTCGCGCTGTATGACTCGCTCCGGACGATCAATCCCTCGCCGTACATGTACTTACTCGGGTACGACGATCTGACGATCGTCGGCGCGAGTCCGGAAACCCTGGTCTCGGTCGGGGGCGACGTCGTTACCTCGAATCCGATCGCTGGCACCTGCCCCCGGGGGACCAGTCCCGTCGAGGACCGCCGACTGGCTGGCGAGATGCTCGCCGACGAGAAGGAGCGAGCCGAACACACAATGCTGGTCGATCTGGCCCGCAACGACGTGCGCCGCGTGGCCGAGCCGGGCAGCGTCCGCGTCCAGGAGTTCATGAACGTCCTGAAATACAGCCACGTCCAACACATCGAGTCGACGGTGACGGGCACGCTTGGGGCCGACTCCGACAGCTTCGATGCGACGCGGGCGGCGTTCCCGGCGGGGACCCTTTCCGGTGCGCCGAAGATCCGTGCCATGGAACTCATCGAGGACCTGGAATCCGACCCACGCGGCGTCTACGGCGGGGGCGTGGGGTATTTCTCCTGGAACGGCGACGCCGACTTTGCGATCGTCATTCGGTCGGCGGCAGTCGAACACGGTGTCGATGCCACTGTTGCCAATGGTGGCAACGACCGGATCACCGTCCAGGCCGGTGCCGGGATCGTCGCCGACAGCGATCCGGCAAGCGAGTACGCGGAGACTGAACAGAAGATGGGCGGCGTGATCGACGCCCTCGAACGCATCGAGACCGACGCCGAAGCATCGATCGAGGGGGTGTCCCGATGAGCGACTCCACCACGGCTGAATCGACGGGGGTTGCTACCGACGATCTCGACGTGTTGTTCGTTGACAACTTCGACTCGTTCACGTACAATCTCGTGGAATACGTCTCTCAGCATGCCACGACGACGGTCTTGAAGAACACAGCGTCTCTCGGCGACGTGCGGGCGACCGATCCCGACGCAATCGTCATCTCGCCGGGGCCGGGCCATCCGAAAAACGACCGCGATGTCGGCGTGACGATCGATGTCCTTCGGGAAATCAGCCCGGACGTCCCGACGCTGGGCGTCTGTCTCGGATTGGAAGCCGCCGTTCATGCCTACGGCGGGACCGTCGGGCACGCTCCCGAACCGATTCACGGGAAGGCTGCCTCGATCGAACACGACGGTGAGGGCGTCTTTGCGGGCCTCGATCAGGGATTTCAGGGTGGGCGATACCACTCGCTGGTCGCCAGCGACGTCCCCGATTGTTTCGACGTGACGGCGACGACTGCTGGGGCCGACGGGACGGAACTCGTCATGGGGATTCGTCACCGGGAGCATCCGATCGAAGCCGTCCAGTTTCACCCCGAATCCGTGCTGACTGCGGTGGGTCACGACGTGATCCGGAACTTCCTCGCTGGGGTGTGACCCACCCCTCTCGTTCGACTCCGACCCACCGGACGGGACCGCTACTTCCTTGCACTCGATCACTTTCACTCCGGTCTGGGAAGTCTTATGTGCACCCATACCCTTCCATTTCAGCGTGCGCGAGTACCCCGCGAGCCGGGGCTTTCGCGGTCACGTCTCTCTACCGTGACACCGACTGGAAACGCACCCGATCAAACAAACCAAGGGGTTATCCCGTAGCCGAGCCAATCGAACTTCGACACAAATGACACGAACGCAGCGACGATCGACGGGACGGATCGACGGTCAGTCGCCCGCCAGTACCGGGGGGGCCGAGCAGTGAGCGACGCCGAACTCAGCGTCGACGAAGTGACGCTGCCGATCAAGCGCACCGACGGTGAGACGCTCGCCGACCGACTGACTGACAACGCATATCACAACATCTTGCCGGCGCGGTATCTCCGGAAGGACGCCGACGGCGATCTCGTCGAAGATCAGGAGGATCTCTTCGAACGAGTCGCCAAGAACATCGCCCTGGCCGAGGCGGTCTACGAGGCCCAAAACGAAGACGTCGATATCACGGTCACGCCAGACCAGCTCAAACCAGACCACCCGCGGCGGGACGAA
The sequence above is drawn from the Halorhabdus sp. CBA1104 genome and encodes:
- a CDS encoding DUF5813 family protein, with protein sequence MTADLPTAVADAMAAHDAFEAGNDRYRVTTTAFDGTVTATETDGVGYEFTVTVRAPMLGAAIEDEVVGPAVEEGWFDTYERRLEDAPKATRAQVELDSYDLREQGREAIATFRFTFGDAARGVEIAKTIVEYVEGTYVEGVVPGYEYGSPVADLLQRATTTGSEPEAESDDSGGRRGGTPL
- a CDS encoding S1C family serine protease, whose amino-acid sequence is MGSNSEHGRSKLSRRRVLRSATAAVAVGIAGCTGSDDETPTSTSTPTATATPTGTVTETATPELPNIEKQTIQRDKAAITHINSRVSGTVAWPEMTTIYPSDLYGTWNLNNGDEQIRFNRDRSFSITGQNGDFGGEYVVRQGPRVVLQTDGGETAGYNYQRADQGETAILELSRNGELVGRYGRTTAPDLDVLEVVQDAKLRRDERESAGTESGQLQNGATGSGFIVSPDGYIVTNAHVVLADDDPENLLYQHLASITAGAIRESLAESFADSDLTDTETQEIENTLYEKLMDYYIEYSELSGVETEFNALNGRATPDDDIAVESWSAEVLDQGTVVEEVNGEPTWGRDVAVLKVEQTNLPSVTMGSAEGVEAGDELFVIGYPNIGIQDLFEDREQALQPTLTTGIVSARRRLNSGINTIQTDAAINSGNSGGPMYNSDGEVVGIATFGPSDANIQEIKFGLPIEVATEMLAGLGVENESGELDTAFDDGLLAYWRGDCETATTKMETVLDLYPDHPYAQEYIDDCESGDAPGQ
- the trpD gene encoding anthranilate phosphoribosyltransferase; translated protein: MQEYVERVTDGENLTVEQARQASRAVFADATAAQIGALLAALRAKGETEAEIAGFAQGMREAARTIDPDRDPLVDIVGTGGDDYDTINVSTTSSIVAAGADVPIAKHGNYSVSSSSGSADVLAEVGVTVDAEPPAVADAIEQTGIGFMLAPVFHPAMEAVIGPRKELGMRTIFNILGPLTNPAGADAQVLGVYDPDLVPIIARSLAHMPVEHALVVHGSGLDEIAVHDETAVAEVEGETVEEYTLSPEDMGVGHYDITDVAGGTPDENADALRGIVRGEIDGAKRDIILANAGAAIYVAGEAASLEDGVEAARQAIDSGAAGEKLHELRGVGA
- a CDS encoding phosphoribosylanthranilate isomerase, which translates into the protein MTRVKICGHTQIDDVRASVDAGVDAVGVIADVPVETPRDVTRETATTLLAAVPPFVSGTLVTMPETVAAARDLVAATEPDAVQVHGTLDPDEVAALAASIAQPVLVAVDHDADFDAYATAADALVVDTFDADGGGGTGQTHDWERTAAAVETLDVPIVLAGGLTPENVAEAVETVAPYGVDTASGVERDGGDTDHEAVASFVDRATCGQVGV
- the trpE gene encoding anthranilate synthase component I, which encodes MTGEPSLSRSRFLDLADADQPGVIHVAIDLDVDVDPLTAYAALTGRSTDAESADYAFLLESAEKVASSDPDGAFAPTTDDRHARYSFVGYDPVAVATVDRDETAVETIDDRYAELLDTNGGDVLDALRATLPDVPRRGFPDHDRQTLSGGLVGFLAYEAVYDLWLEEVGIERPDSRFPDAQFVLNTQTLVFDHGTDTLSVVFTPVVRPGEDAGERYDELRSEAERVESLLVSAVGPQTGGFTRTNETAGSKDSYEQAVERAKAGVLDGEIYQGVISRKRELYGDVDPLALYDSLRTINPSPYMYLLGYDDLTIVGASPETLVSVGGDVVTSNPIAGTCPRGTSPVEDRRLAGEMLADEKERAEHTMLVDLARNDVRRVAEPGSVRVQEFMNVLKYSHVQHIESTVTGTLGADSDSFDATRAAFPAGTLSGAPKIRAMELIEDLESDPRGVYGGGVGYFSWNGDADFAIVIRSAAVEHGVDATVANGGNDRITVQAGAGIVADSDPASEYAETEQKMGGVIDALERIETDAEASIEGVSR
- the trpG gene encoding anthranilate synthase component II, which produces MSDSTTAESTGVATDDLDVLFVDNFDSFTYNLVEYVSQHATTTVLKNTASLGDVRATDPDAIVISPGPGHPKNDRDVGVTIDVLREISPDVPTLGVCLGLEAAVHAYGGTVGHAPEPIHGKAASIEHDGEGVFAGLDQGFQGGRYHSLVASDVPDCFDVTATTAGADGTELVMGIRHREHPIEAVQFHPESVLTAVGHDVIRNFLAGV